The Tamandua tetradactyla isolate mTamTet1 chromosome 23, mTamTet1.pri, whole genome shotgun sequence genome includes a window with the following:
- the EMP2 gene encoding epithelial membrane protein 2 isoform X1, protein MVGIRTSLGGCALQVTLVPSCSVKMLVLLAFIIVFHITSAALLFIATIDNAWWVGEEFFADIWRVCINNTNCTQISESYQEYPTLQAVQASMILATTLCCIALLVFVLQLFRLKQGERFVLTSIIQLLSCLCVMIAASIYTDRREELHRSNWLLYSQTSEGTYGYSFILAWVAFAFTFISGLMYLILRKRK, encoded by the exons ATGGTGGGGATCAG AACATCTCTCGGTGGTTGTGCTCTACAAGTGACCCTCGTGCCATCCTGCTCTGTGAAAATGTTGGTGCTTCTTGCTTTCATCATCGTCTTCCACATTACCTCCGCGGCGCTGCTTTTCATCGCCACCATCGACAAC GCCTGGTGGGTAGGAGAAGAGTTTTTTGCGGACATCTGGAGAGTATGCATCAACAACACAAATTGTACACAGATCAGTGAAAGCTATCAAG AGTACCCCACGCTGCAGGCTGTGCAGGCCTCCATGATTCTCGCCACCACCCTGTGCTGCATCGCCTTGCTCGTCTTCGTGCTCCAGCTTTTCCGCCTCAAGCAAGGGGAGAGGTTTGTGCTGACCTCCATCATCCAGCTCCTGTCGT GCCTGTGCGTCATGATCGCAGCTTCCATTTACACAGACCGGCGAGAGGAGCTTCACCGCAGCAACTGGCTCTTGTACTCCCAGACCTCGGAGGGCACGTACGGCTACTCCTTCATCCTGGCGTGGGTGGCTTTTGCCTTCACCTTCATCAGCGGCCTCATGTACCTGATATTGAGGAAGCGCAAATAA
- the EMP2 gene encoding epithelial membrane protein 2 isoform X2 yields MLVLLAFIIVFHITSAALLFIATIDNAWWVGEEFFADIWRVCINNTNCTQISESYQEYPTLQAVQASMILATTLCCIALLVFVLQLFRLKQGERFVLTSIIQLLSCLCVMIAASIYTDRREELHRSNWLLYSQTSEGTYGYSFILAWVAFAFTFISGLMYLILRKRK; encoded by the exons ATGTTGGTGCTTCTTGCTTTCATCATCGTCTTCCACATTACCTCCGCGGCGCTGCTTTTCATCGCCACCATCGACAAC GCCTGGTGGGTAGGAGAAGAGTTTTTTGCGGACATCTGGAGAGTATGCATCAACAACACAAATTGTACACAGATCAGTGAAAGCTATCAAG AGTACCCCACGCTGCAGGCTGTGCAGGCCTCCATGATTCTCGCCACCACCCTGTGCTGCATCGCCTTGCTCGTCTTCGTGCTCCAGCTTTTCCGCCTCAAGCAAGGGGAGAGGTTTGTGCTGACCTCCATCATCCAGCTCCTGTCGT GCCTGTGCGTCATGATCGCAGCTTCCATTTACACAGACCGGCGAGAGGAGCTTCACCGCAGCAACTGGCTCTTGTACTCCCAGACCTCGGAGGGCACGTACGGCTACTCCTTCATCCTGGCGTGGGTGGCTTTTGCCTTCACCTTCATCAGCGGCCTCATGTACCTGATATTGAGGAAGCGCAAATAA